Genomic DNA from Theileria equi strain WA chromosome 4 map unlocalized gcontig_1105316255033, whole genome shotgun sequence:
AACACATTGATGACATTTTCAGCATCTTGCCAAATTATATTACTAGGATTTTTAAATCCAAGGGGCACTTCGATATAACTTCAAATACAGATTCCAACGAAATAGtagaaaattttaaaataacATCCAGAGGAAGCACTAAATTGTTGCTCAGAGATCACAGGACTATTGGTATGAATGAAATTATATTGCAGAATTCGAAACTAGTTGacaagaggaagaaaggaTTGAAAAACACGAAATTTACAACTCTTAAAACATCGGATATGATTTCCAAAAACCCGTCGCAAGATGTCATTTTATCGCTCAACAGATCGTTCGCCATCAAGGTTCTTATGAGATTCCCATATTTGGATCTACATTCACTTCCCCTAGGTTGATTTTAATTTAATTATGAACATGTACGTGGTTTAAATTATTAATTAAAAGTACATTTTGCAAACTTTAGACCATATGAAATATATGCACAATTTGAAAATTGTGCCAAAAAACACCATCATAAGTGCTGTTATATTAGATATATTACAGGTAGCTCTCAATCCGATTGCATTACTCAAATAAATGTACAGTTCAATTACGATAAGTATGGTGATTCTAGGGCGCCAAATGTTCATCATGAGAACAAGTGCCTTTATATGAAAGCTTAATAGTAGGGCAAAGGTCACATTAATAATTGAACTCTCATTGTCATCTGGGATGTGCTTGTGTCCCTTTGCTTTTCTATGTTTCACCCTGCGACATTTAGAAACCATTATACTCGAAATTGAAATAAATATGTAGTATCCTAGTAACCTGCAAATTGAAAGTGTCATTATCTCGACTTCACTGATATACTGACAATCTTTGATTCCATATTTAATCCAGTTGTATAGAGTTGGGTTTTGTAATAATATCAAGTAAAGTTTACCTATTCTATTATCATTAATATGGCTAGAGCATTCATTAGTAGTTTCATGTCGCTCAATGAGATTCAACTTTGAGTAATGAAACATGATACGTGCCATATTACTCAATAATGAAGAGATGCTAAGAGTTGACTCACGCTTAAGTGATGTTTCAATATCATCGTGGATGAAATGCTCCTTAGTGTATGGTACAGAAGCATCTGTGAAGTAGGACAACAGTTCTTCCATCATGCGCTGATCCTTCAGCTTTGTACTTTTGTCGCACAATGTACACTTTTGTGTTACATATGCACAAGATGTAATGATAGAAAAACTGTCTAAAAGTACCACTGATAATGAAAGCAGCATAAGCTTTAAGATAGTTGCTCTTCTATTGTGTGACAGCGTAGCATCATTCTGGAATGGACGTGATGATCGGTTGTATACTAGATGCCTGTATATGTCTATCTTAAAGAGAAATAGACCGATTATCACGATTGGAAGCTCCCATTCTACGTATTTGTCTGCTATCTCACCGCAATGAGTACAAGTTGCTAGGCAGTAACTTTTTCGACCATAAATGTGATATAGCGTTTGAACTTTTAGTCCACAATGAACGCAAACTACCATTATGTGATGTGTATGAATGTGATCACAAATCGCATCTCACAGCATTATATAGTACAGAAGTGTCCAACTAGAGAGTAAtacaaacaaaatttaCTCATAAATCACgaaaacattttaaaatattacAATTGCGATACCATTTGTTAAAATAATTACTTCAAAAACTCGGGCTATAGTGTGTGTTCCCTTACTTATGTCTATGTTTGAGTTTGTAATATTCTACAACTGGGCCGATATTATCAATCATAAATTTGACTATGGTCGTCTCATCCATATCAGATAAAGATTGATGGATCTTTTCTATACCGTTTCCATAATCAAGAAAGGATTCTATTCCATTCAGTGTAACCTTACATCGGTGGTCTATAATTGTATCATGAATGAAATTCAATGTCCTAATTTTTTCGCTCCTATCACCGGTTTTCACTTGCGATGATCTAATTTCAGATCGAAGCTACGGTAAATTGGTGAAAGTTGATATGACTATACCATTTCCAATTCCTTCAGTTGTTTCTCTCTGAttttttgcgatataaGCTCTATAGCTAGTGCTTTGTTATCGATCTATGTGTGAAATTTAATGAAAATGTCTTGACATACTTGGCTACTTGTATCTTGAACAGAAATCGTTATGCCAGTAGGAACATGTAAAACACGAACTGCCGTTTCAGATTTGTTAACGCTTTGGCCTCCGGGTCCAGTAGACCTCATAGTTTCTATTGAAAGATCTGAATTTTTTAGTTTGACGTTCTCTATGTCAAAATGAGGTACCACCAAAACAACAGCAGATGATGTTTGTATCCTTTTGCAATTTGTAGGTATTCTTTGTACTCTATGGACTCCAAATTCATACTTGAAAAACTCGGTACCACCTACGGATTTTTCAGTTGCACATTGAAATTACCTGTTATTTCTGCAGTTGAACTGTTGTGTTTTACAAAATTGAACCCTCTATCATGTGATATATTTTCgtacattttaaatagtTCTGATGCAAACATTGCAGATTCCTCGCCTCCAACACCAGATCGTACCTATTTGATGTATAATTATGAATAATTAACATACTTGTAAGATGATTTTGCTACATTCTGACATTTTATGCATATTACCAGAGAATAATGATAAATGCATTTCGTTTAGTCttgattttaaaattttaagGCTTGAATCCGTAGTATTCAGGATTTTCATGTAAGAGTCATAGTACAAAGACAAGAGCTCTTTGTGAATTTCTAGGAATAgttcttcatcatattcatcaGCATAGTACATTGAAAGTTCCTTTATAGGAAATAATTCATGTATATTAACATCTTTCAGTGTTTCCTGAAGTTTTAAACATGTTTTATCGCACACATTAGATTTTGATGTATAGCTGCGATAATgttttgatgaaaaggaaggaGTCATTATAAAACGCGCGCATTTTATAGTGGACCTTTCTATTGCACTTGTACGACCTAAAAACTGTCTAAAATATAAGATTCCTTTACTTTGTAACATTGGG
This window encodes:
- a CDS encoding conserved hypothetical protein (encoded by transcript BEWA_015020A), translated to MVVCVHCGLKVQTLYHIYGRKSYCLATCTHCGEIADKYVEWELPIVIIGLFLFKIDIYRHLVYNRSSRPFQNDATLSHNRRATILKLMLLSLSVVLLDSFSIITSCAYVTQKCTLCDKSTKLKDQRMMEELLSYFTDASVPYTKEHFIHDDIETSLKRESTLSISSLLSNMARIMFHYSKLNLIERHETTNECSSHINDNRIGKLYLILLQNPTLYNWIKYGIKDCQYISEVEIMTLSICRLLGYYIFISISSIMVSKCRRVKHRKAKGHKHIPDDNESSIINVTFALLLSFHIKALVLMMNIWRPRITILIVIELYIYLSNAIGLRATCNISNITALMMVFFGTIFKLCIYFIWSKVCKMYF
- a CDS encoding peptide chain release factor 1, putative (encoded by transcript BEWA_015030A), with the protein product MTLCQSLIPMLQSKGILYFRQFLGRTSAIERSTIKCARFIMTPSFSSKHYRSYTSKSNVCDKTCLKLQETLKDVNIHELFPIKELSMYYADEYDEELFLEIHKELLSLYYDSYMKILNTTDSSLKILKSRLNEMHLSLFSGNMHKMSECSKIILQVRSGVGGEESAMFASELFKMYENISHDRGFNFVKHNSSTAEITGGTEFFKYEFGVHRVQRIPTNCKRIQTSSAVVLVVPHFDIENVKLKNSDLSIETMRSTGPGGQSVNKSETAVRVLHVPTGITISVQDTSSQIDNKALAIELISQKIREKQLKELEMLRSEIRSSQVKTGDRSEKIRTLNFIHDTIIDHRCKVTLNGIESFLDYGNGIEKIHQSLSDMDETTIVKFMIDNIGPVVEYYKLKHRHK